A window of the Flavobacterium sangjuense genome harbors these coding sequences:
- a CDS encoding GH3 auxin-responsive promoter family protein, whose protein sequence is MSVKSVAAKIFANIIHRKTQKWVQNPIETQQKVFQNLIASADFTQFGRDHHFSKIKTFEDFAKQVPIRDYEELRPYVDRVVKGEQDILWKGKPIYFAKTSGTTSGAKYIPLTKESMPFHIEAARNAILSYIHETGKTAFVDGKMIFLQGSPILEEKNGIKLGRLSGIVAHFVPKYLQKNRMPSWETNCIEDWETKVDAIVEETFNENMTVISGIPSWVQMYFEKLEQKGNKSVGDIFKNFNLFIYGGVNYEPYRAKFENLIGRKVDSIELFPASEGFFAYQDSQKDKGMLLLLNSGIFYEFVKSEEFFTENPRRYTIGEVELNVNYVLIISTNAGLWAYNIGDTIQFTSLKPYRLIVSGRIKHYISAFGEHVIGKEVECALKEAMENSNIRVNEFTVAPQIAPASGLPYHEWFIEFENEPENLEEFALKIDNEMRKQNTYYYDLIVGKVLRTVVISKVSKNGFQDYMKSIGKLGGQNKIPRLSNDRKIADLLKRA, encoded by the coding sequence ATGTCTGTAAAATCGGTCGCGGCCAAAATATTTGCGAATATAATCCACAGAAAAACCCAAAAATGGGTTCAGAATCCTATTGAAACGCAGCAGAAAGTTTTTCAAAATCTTATCGCTTCCGCAGATTTTACTCAGTTTGGAAGAGACCATCATTTTTCTAAAATCAAAACCTTTGAAGACTTTGCAAAGCAAGTTCCTATTAGAGATTATGAAGAATTACGACCTTATGTTGACCGCGTTGTAAAAGGAGAACAAGACATTCTCTGGAAAGGAAAACCGATTTATTTTGCCAAAACATCAGGCACCACTTCGGGCGCAAAATACATTCCGTTGACTAAGGAATCGATGCCGTTTCATATCGAAGCTGCCCGAAATGCGATACTAAGTTATATTCATGAAACCGGGAAAACAGCTTTTGTTGATGGTAAGATGATTTTCCTGCAGGGAAGTCCAATTTTGGAAGAAAAAAACGGAATTAAACTCGGAAGACTTTCCGGAATTGTGGCGCATTTTGTTCCGAAGTATTTGCAAAAAAACCGAATGCCAAGTTGGGAAACCAATTGCATTGAAGATTGGGAAACCAAAGTTGATGCGATTGTTGAAGAAACTTTCAACGAAAATATGACTGTGATTTCGGGAATTCCGTCTTGGGTTCAGATGTATTTTGAGAAGTTGGAACAAAAGGGAAATAAATCCGTTGGCGACATTTTCAAAAACTTCAATTTGTTTATTTATGGAGGCGTCAATTATGAACCGTATCGCGCCAAATTCGAAAATCTAATCGGAAGAAAAGTAGATTCCATCGAATTGTTTCCGGCATCGGAAGGCTTTTTTGCATATCAGGATTCGCAGAAAGACAAAGGAATGTTGCTGCTTTTGAATTCGGGAATTTTCTATGAATTTGTAAAATCGGAAGAATTTTTTACAGAAAATCCAAGACGCTATACAATTGGCGAAGTTGAATTGAATGTCAATTATGTTTTAATTATTTCTACGAATGCCGGACTTTGGGCATACAATATTGGCGACACGATTCAGTTCACGAGCTTAAAACCGTATCGCTTGATTGTTTCGGGCAGAATCAAACATTATATTTCTGCTTTTGGTGAACACGTTATTGGCAAAGAAGTCGAATGTGCTTTGAAAGAAGCGATGGAAAATTCCAATATTCGTGTAAACGAATTTACCGTTGCGCCACAGATTGCGCCTGCTTCAGGATTGCCATATCACGAATGGTTTATAGAATTTGAAAATGAACCCGAAAATCTTGAAGAGTTTGCCTTGAAAATCGACAACGAAATGCGCAAACAAAATACCTATTACTATGATTTAATTGTTGGTAAAGTGTTGCGAACTGTAGTTATTTCAAAAGTTTCAAAAAACGGTTTCCAGGATTATATGAAGTCAATAGGAAAATTAGGAGGACAAAACAAAATTCCAAGATTGAGTAACGACAGAAAGATTGCTGATTTGTTAAAAAGAGCATAG
- a CDS encoding carboxypeptidase-like regulatory domain-containing protein — MKEKRLLWLVLLFGFSVSAQVKGIVVDEFNKPISYVNIWVEHENNSTTSEENGEYNINCLPNKNLIFSALGYEKKTVKASEAEKVVLKVNAFQLSEVVIAKRFETREIEIGKVKNETYQAFENGPRIDAKFFPYLAKYKRTRYIKQVNFFTDNQLESASFKVHFFMVNADGSPGDELLSKDFIVSVKKGVKKTFFNVTDFGLKMPKTGIFVGFEKLIIERNKLEKEVVDSNTKAITIQKLYFPYVLYNYVEREFIYTFSKGKWNRQTKEDINNPSDKMSVYEPAINLILTN; from the coding sequence ATGAAAGAAAAAAGATTGTTGTGGTTGGTATTGTTGTTTGGTTTTTCAGTTTCTGCACAAGTTAAAGGAATCGTTGTCGATGAATTTAACAAACCCATTTCGTATGTGAATATTTGGGTTGAACATGAAAATAACAGCACCACTTCTGAGGAAAATGGAGAGTATAACATTAACTGTTTGCCAAATAAGAATCTGATTTTTTCAGCTTTGGGCTATGAAAAGAAAACAGTTAAAGCATCCGAAGCAGAAAAGGTAGTTTTGAAAGTAAATGCGTTTCAATTATCAGAAGTTGTTATTGCCAAAAGATTTGAAACCAGAGAAATTGAAATCGGAAAAGTAAAAAACGAAACCTATCAGGCTTTTGAAAACGGACCACGAATTGACGCTAAATTTTTCCCATATCTTGCAAAATATAAACGGACGCGATACATCAAGCAAGTAAACTTTTTTACCGACAATCAATTAGAAAGTGCGTCATTCAAAGTACATTTTTTTATGGTTAATGCAGATGGTTCGCCCGGCGATGAATTGTTGAGCAAAGACTTTATAGTTTCCGTAAAAAAAGGGGTAAAAAAAACGTTTTTTAACGTGACTGATTTTGGCTTAAAAATGCCAAAGACAGGAATCTTTGTGGGCTTTGAAAAGTTGATAATTGAAAGGAACAAGTTGGAAAAAGAAGTTGTAGATTCGAATACAAAAGCAATCACAATTCAAAAATTGTATTTCCCATACGTGCTTTATAATTATGTCGAAAGAGAGTTTATCTACACTTTCTCTAAAGGAAAATGGAACCGTCAAACGAAGGAAGACATCAATAATCCATCAGATAAAATGTCGGTGTACGAACCCGCAATAAACCTAATTCTAACGAACTAA
- a CDS encoding DUF6909 family protein: MKEIKNISRSRAQESSAAIERLYITMRHLFNRGFYKPMGVSGETLREALLSLRPEIYGSIAEEKVELSGLLYVIERLPVGIEECRFINLTSDEGYSKSHFTAIVPPKRRRNCYRIDDEQMNVEITRGRSDIYDILTHLTFIFIESHKIKDRVLLDELEVELTRDWEKLEEAVLQNKKMSLKEKEIAISHAANVLGRSFSEVLAIYDDFGTKEKPDRFLHVIYWLGKLAIDEVINNNKRTITFSPILRERLGHHIHGEIWANNIKEALKANNLLERPIHIISANMHSVMNSIFATTVLKTKFKDKSDFFIYEELSKSGANDVRNKVQEVALKQGMISLPDDASGTNIDVQLFDTAKIDWAKSSFPKAKVGKEAPVLIVMDYAFGEQAFETIDELLKPYKEGKNRTFLNVASVSIMGKAGILEGGKGDIMIPSAHINEGTADNYPFENELTAEMFEGNGIPVCSGPMVTVLGTSLQNKDLLKFFHESTWEVIGLEMEGAYYQKAIQSASKIRKSIPQDVKVRYAYYASDNPLETGSTLASGGLGTTGVKPTYLITIKILEQIFNVK; the protein is encoded by the coding sequence ATGAAAGAAATTAAAAACATTTCGCGCTCAAGAGCGCAAGAATCGTCGGCAGCTATCGAACGATTGTACATTACCATGAGACATTTATTCAACAGAGGTTTCTATAAACCAATGGGTGTTTCAGGAGAAACTTTAAGAGAAGCTTTGCTTTCTTTAAGACCAGAAATTTACGGAAGTATTGCAGAAGAAAAAGTAGAACTAAGTGGTTTACTTTATGTAATAGAGAGACTTCCGGTAGGCATTGAAGAATGTCGTTTTATCAATTTAACTTCAGACGAAGGCTATTCAAAATCACATTTTACAGCAATTGTTCCGCCAAAAAGAAGAAGAAATTGCTACCGAATAGATGACGAACAAATGAATGTGGAAATCACACGCGGACGTTCGGATATTTATGATATTTTGACGCATTTGACTTTTATTTTTATTGAATCACATAAAATTAAAGACAGAGTTTTACTAGATGAACTTGAAGTTGAACTAACCCGTGATTGGGAAAAACTTGAAGAAGCCGTTTTGCAGAACAAAAAAATGTCACTCAAAGAAAAGGAAATTGCGATTTCGCATGCAGCGAATGTTTTGGGGAGAAGCTTTTCTGAAGTACTAGCCATTTACGATGATTTTGGAACCAAAGAAAAACCAGATCGCTTTTTGCACGTTATCTATTGGTTAGGAAAATTAGCAATTGATGAGGTTATCAATAACAATAAAAGAACAATTACGTTTAGCCCGATTTTAAGAGAAAGATTAGGACATCATATTCACGGAGAAATTTGGGCGAATAACATCAAGGAAGCGCTGAAGGCTAATAACCTTTTGGAAAGACCAATTCATATCATCAGCGCAAATATGCATAGTGTAATGAATTCGATTTTTGCAACGACAGTTTTAAAAACTAAGTTCAAAGACAAATCAGATTTCTTTATTTATGAAGAATTGAGCAAATCCGGAGCCAATGATGTTAGAAATAAAGTGCAGGAAGTCGCCTTAAAACAGGGAATGATTTCTTTGCCAGATGACGCTTCGGGAACTAATATTGATGTTCAGTTATTTGACACGGCCAAAATAGATTGGGCTAAATCCAGCTTTCCAAAAGCAAAAGTTGGCAAAGAAGCACCAGTACTAATTGTAATGGATTATGCTTTTGGCGAACAGGCATTTGAAACGATTGATGAGTTATTAAAACCATACAAAGAAGGCAAAAACAGAACTTTTCTGAATGTAGCATCGGTTTCGATAATGGGAAAAGCCGGAATTTTGGAAGGCGGAAAAGGCGACATCATGATTCCGTCTGCACACATCAATGAAGGAACGGCAGATAATTATCCTTTTGAAAATGAATTAACAGCCGAAATGTTTGAAGGAAACGGAATTCCGGTTTGTTCAGGACCAATGGTTACGGTTTTGGGAACATCGCTTCAAAATAAAGATTTATTGAAGTTTTTCCATGAGTCAACCTGGGAAGTTATCGGACTGGAAATGGAAGGTGCTTATTATCAGAAAGCCATTCAATCAGCTTCAAAAATCAGAAAAAGTATTCCACAAGATGTGAAAGTAAGATATGCATATTACGCTTCGGATAATCCTTTAGAAACAGGAAGCACATTGGCTTCAGGAGGATTGGGAACAACAGGAGTGAAGCCTACTTATTTGATTACTATTAAAATATTAGAACAAATTTTTAACGTAAAATAA